A window of Leptospira fainei serovar Hurstbridge str. BUT 6 contains these coding sequences:
- a CDS encoding lipoprotein, with translation MNRDILKTLLGGLLILLLGCLIVYVIFQRDKISAWIKNQQASSNEQAPNERVIIGLDEVQPSKELPPPTQNFDSEFAPPKETGNEISKPLPKTDYEVPGLGPEKGKSKGTDRHDEATGKRESSREEYPEVNQPLPKSKRPMEFKGGEEETPKKSERVARKHRKHSYKKKKPHAGRMQTRLHSLEKRVNRLEKKLGVKSDKAVRAKKNLPLEKRVERLEKEMSTLKKKSKEE, from the coding sequence ATGAACCGGGATATTCTGAAAACTCTTCTAGGTGGATTACTAATCCTTTTGTTGGGATGCTTGATCGTTTACGTAATCTTCCAGCGGGATAAAATATCCGCATGGATAAAAAATCAACAAGCGTCGTCGAACGAACAGGCTCCGAACGAGAGAGTGATCATCGGCTTGGACGAAGTTCAACCTAGCAAAGAACTCCCGCCTCCGACGCAAAATTTCGATTCGGAATTCGCACCGCCGAAAGAGACCGGAAACGAAATTTCTAAACCTTTGCCGAAAACGGATTACGAGGTCCCCGGGTTAGGTCCTGAAAAAGGAAAATCTAAAGGAACGGATCGTCATGATGAGGCGACCGGCAAGCGGGAATCGAGTAGGGAAGAGTATCCTGAAGTAAACCAACCTTTACCGAAATCCAAGCGTCCTATGGAATTTAAGGGCGGCGAAGAAGAAACCCCTAAAAAATCAGAAAGGGTCGCCCGTAAACATAGAAAGCATTCATATAAAAAGAAGAAACCTCATGCCGGTAGAATGCAAACTCGCTTGCATTCACTGGAAAAAAGAGTCAATAGACTGGAAAAGAAACTAGGCGTAAAATCGGATAAAGCTGTCCGCGCAAAAAAGAATCTTCCTTTGGAAAAAAGAGTCGAACGATTGGAAAAGGAAATGTCCACTCTGAAAAAGAAATCCAAGGAAGAGTAG